ACATCTTCATCAGGACTTACTTATAGTTGGAATTTTGACGATGGGAATTCAACCTCTACTCAACAAAATCCGTCTCATACTTTTTCTACTCAAGGCTCATATAATGTTTGCTTAACTGTTACAGATGTTAATAATCAATGTTCCGATACTGAATGTCAAGAAATCGAAGTGGGATTATTAGATAATGGTTTATGTGTATGTTTTCCAAGCCGATGGCAATATGATAATGTTACTATAGGTGATAGAAGAATGAAAAAGACAATAGGAATCGAAAGTTTACCCACAATTGGAATTTCTCATGTTATATCAAAAACACGATTCAGAAAACGAGGAACTGCAAATCTATGGTGGAAAAAAAGAGCTGATTTTATTGCTGCTGAACTGTCAGGACAGGTTTATACATCTCCAAGTGTACAGATTATCCCTACCTGTGGTCCTAAAGTATCTATTGAGGCTTTCAACCCTAGATACAACAGATCAAAAGCTAGGGCTATATGGCATCGTGTTCCAACAGGACCGATAAGAATAAAAGAAGTAGGAATAGTTCTAGGTGGGCATCAGTTAGAGGATGATGGTTTTACTTTCCCCCCAGAAATTTTCCCTTTACCCAATAGTTGTCCTTTCTAAATATAACAATCTAAAGATGGTTCTTTCAATTAGATAAAAAATTGAAGGAGCCACCTTTATTTAAATGTTTTCTTATGAAAAAAAAGATACTCGTTTTTATATTTTACTCTTGTTTTGCTTCAATATGTATTCATGCTCAATCTTATGAGTTTGATTTTTTTTCAGAATCTTACATACCTATAGATTCAAATAAATCCACTATTATATTAAAATCAATAAATTGGAGCTGGTCACCATTGAACAGTCAATATTATGCTCCTATCGGCTTTATATTTGAAATAGAAGAATCTCAAAATGATTCTATTTTTATTTCTCCTCAAGGATTCGTGAATTTCTTCCAAAACTGCAATGCTAATCAATTTGGAGACGTTGTTCCTCCTATATTGTATGCTTATTTCTCAGCTTTTGATGATAGAGGATGGTGGTTTGGAGATGGAGAGACCCCAATGACTACCATACACTACCTCACAGAAGGGGAAGAAGGTAATAGAATTTTCAAAATAGAATGGAAAAATGTGGGCTTTTTTGATTCTATTGGAGAAGGTGACGATTTTGTGAATTTTCAAGTATGGTTGTATGAGTCAGACAATAGTATAGAGATTCATTTCGGAGCTAGTTTTATTACCAATACAAATGATGAAGATACATGGTTTTATTTTGATGGTCCTCTTATGGCTTGGATTTACTATACCGATTGTGAATTAACCGCAGATGAGCCTGATATGCTTCTAATAACAGGGGATGAAAACAACCCTAACCATCAGTTTGTCACTACTGAAGAATTTGTGGCACTTGGAATAAAAACAATTGACAATGCCCCCAACAAAAATATGGTTTATCAATTCAAGCCTACTTCTGTTGACATTGAAGAAGAAAACGATTTTGCTTCACAGTTAAAACTTTATCCCACAATTGCAGATAACAACTTGACCTTAACTTTCAGCAAGCCAATTGTTCAAGAATACAATATTGAAGTTTATACTATTGAAGGTGAATTATTGAAAACTCAAAGTTCAAACACCTCCAATGAAAACATTGATGTTGCGGATTTGCCAAAAGGTCTGTACCTTTTGAAGGTAAGAAACCAAGAATGGAATCAGATATTTCGTTTTATAAAACCTTAAAATCATATCAACTATGAAAACAATACTTACTTTCTTCCTCGTTTCCCTTTTCCTTCAATCCCCAAACATTGAAGCCCAAAACCAACCTTTTTACGCAGGAATTTCTCTTGGAGTAGGAGGAACTTTTACACACTTAGACGAAAATGTAGGAAAGGTTCAACTTGTAGGGATAAATTATCCATTACCCGTTGAAGTTTTGTTGGGGTATCGGTTGAATAACTCTTTTGCTGTTCAACTTACAGGAGGATTTCACAATAAAACCTATCAAGTTTCACCTGATAAGTTTTTTCAAAACGCCAATGCACCTACTATTGGATATGGGTTTGGACAGAACAGAAGTAGTCCACATATCGGTGTCAATCTATTGTATCGAAAATCTATTGGAACATCTTCTAAGCATTTTATAGGTGGTCTAATTGGGTACAGTAGAATATGGTATTACGCTGATCGTCCGAGTACGGGTACTTGCAATGATTTTGAGGGTTCTGTCTTTCCCAAAGACTGTGAAGATGGTGGTGTAATAGTAAACTTTGACTTTGAAGAAGCCAATAATCACTTCCTCACTTTTGGAGCTTTTTACGAAAAAACAATTGGCAAAAACGCCAATAGAACTTTGCGATTGGGTTTGAATTACCGCAAAGGAGGAGGAAAGGTAACGCCTGTTGGAGGGGAAATCTATTATTTTGAGAATGACGAACGAGCGGAAACTGTCAATTTTTACAGCAATGGCTCGATGTTGTCTTTTGAAGTTGGGTATATGTTCGGGTTTGGGAAAGAAAAAAACTAAATACTCACACCTCCCTCTCATACACATCCTTCAATGCCCTCAACAAAGTAGGGGAGTCAAACACAAATCCCTCACCTTCAATTTTTTCGGAAGAAACGTTGATGCCCTCCAATACTGCATCTGCCATTTCACCCAAACCCAATCGAAGCCCAAATTCGGGAACAGGTACTGCGATTTTGGGACGATGCAAGGCTTTGGCGATGGTCAAAACAAAGTCTTTATTGGTTACAGGATTTGGGGCAACTCCGTTGTAAATTCCGTCCATGCTTTCATCTTCAATGGCTTTGATGTAGATGTTGCAGAGGTCGTCAATGTGAATCCATGAGTAATAATGCTGACCATCACCAAAATACGTTCCCACCCCAAATTTGACGGGCAAGGCAATTTTAGCCAATGCGCCACCTTTTGTCGAAAGCACCAAACCTGTGCGGATAGCTACGGTTCGCAAGTTCAACTCGCTCATTTTGAAGGTAGCTTCTTCCCAAACTTCGGTCACATCACTCAAAAAACCTGTTCCTTTTGCAGCTGTTTCTCTTTTCACTTCTTTGCCGCTGTCACCATAATAACTGATTCCAGACGAGCCAATAAAAGCCTTTACCTGATTCGGTACTTTTTGGAGGGATTCATACAGTAAATTAGCACTTTGAATACGGCTGTCAATGATTTCTTTTTTGCGGCTGTCCGACCACCTTTTATCTGCAACCCCTGCCCCTGCCAAGTGTACGATGTAATCCGCAGTAGCGATTGCAGCCTCATCAATTGTCTTTTTTTTGAGGTCCCATTGATACACTTCAATGTCCTTTTGAGTTCTATTTGAACGGCTTAGGTGAGCTACCGCAAAACCTTTTTGCAGCAATAATTGACTCAATCGTGTACCAATCAATCCCGAACCGCCTGTAATCAATACCTTTTGCATCTATTGTTAATTTGTGTTTTGAAGGTTAATAACATCAATATGTCCAATAGGTTGCTAATTATTTCTTATTTTTGGAACTTTAACTATCGGTCGGAATAAAACTACCTTTCCCTCCGATATAGTAAAACACAAACCTCGAAACCATATCTTTCAAATTAAAAATAATCATTTTATGATAAGCAAATTCCTCAGCAGACAATCGTTGGCTTTTGTGTTGGCGAGTATATTTATTTTATTTTCGGGCTGTTCCTCCAATAGTGGTGGAGATGGTGGAAAAGTAGTAAGCAAAAAAGAAGGCGACAATACTGTGGTATTGCACGAGTTATCTGACCCCGACTTTTTGAATCCTTTTGTATCTACTTCTGCAAACTCTACTTACATTGAGTTGAATATGATCCAACAATTGTTGGCTATAGACTTCAAAACCCTTGAATTGGTGGGGTCTTTGGCAGTGGGTCGCCCCGAAATCAAAGAAATTGAAGAGGGAGAATATGCTGGTGGAATGTCTTTGGTGTATGAGATTCGACCCGAGGCAACCTGGGATGATGGTACGCCTATCATTGCAGATGATTATATTTTTTCGGTGAAAGTGGTGAAAAACCCCAAAGTGAATGCAGGTTCACTTCGCCCTTATATGAAGTTCATCAATGACATAGTAGTCGACCCAGAAAACCCCAAAAAATTTACCATTTACTCCAAGGAACGCTATATCTTGGCGGAGGTATTCAGTGGTTATTATATCTATCCTCCAAAGGTATATGACCCGAACAATTTGATGGGTAAATTCACGCTCAAACAAATGAGTGACCCTAAATTTGACGACACTGCTTACCCCGAATTGCAGGAATTTGCAGATATGTTCAACTCTTCTAAATATGCTCGTGAAGTAGGTTTTGTGCAAGGTTCTGGCCCTTATGAATTTGCAGGTTGGGAAACAGGGCAACGCATTACATTGAACCGCAAAAAAGATTGGTGGGGTGATAAGGTAAAAAACGCACCTCAATTGGCTGCAAATCCTGATAAGTTAATCTATAAAATTCAAAACGACTGGACGACTGCCGTAACAGATATGAAAGATGAAGGTATGGATGTA
The Chitinophagales bacterium genome window above contains:
- a CDS encoding ABC transporter substrate-binding protein, with protein sequence MISKFLSRQSLAFVLASIFILFSGCSSNSGGDGGKVVSKKEGDNTVVLHELSDPDFLNPFVSTSANSTYIELNMIQQLLAIDFKTLELVGSLAVGRPEIKEIEEGEYAGGMSLVYEIRPEATWDDGTPIIADDYIFSVKVVKNPKVNAGSLRPYMKFINDIVVDPENPKKFTIYSKERYILAEVFSGYYIYPPKVYDPNNLMGKFTLKQMSDPKFDDTAYPELQEFADMFNSSKYAREVGFVQGSGPYEFAGWETGQRITLNRKKDWWGDKVKNAPQLAANPDKLIYKIQNDWTTAVTDMKDEGMDVARGVRSGDFVDLQSNERFTQLYNMHTPTQLSYDYIGFNMKNPKLADKRVRRAIAHLVDKDQIIKVLLKGLGEPVIGPIHPTKPYYNKDLKNIEYNVDKAKALLADAGWTDTNGNGIVDKEIDGELVEMKLEYKYNSGNDRRKNTGILLKENAKRAGIEIDVVTREWTVFLEDTKKRDFELFCAGWVQSPIPDDLTQIWHTESDHPDGDNRVGFGNAESDKVIDEIRVTLDPAKQKDLYYRIQEIIYEEQPYVFLVSPKERIIIHSRFDNAEPSVNRPGYDQNAFVLRPATQVADKQ
- a CDS encoding TIGR01777 family oxidoreductase, with translation MQKVLITGGSGLIGTRLSQLLLQKGFAVAHLSRSNRTQKDIEVYQWDLKKKTIDEAAIATADYIVHLAGAGVADKRWSDSRKKEIIDSRIQSANLLYESLQKVPNQVKAFIGSSGISYYGDSGKEVKRETAAKGTGFLSDVTEVWEEATFKMSELNLRTVAIRTGLVLSTKGGALAKIALPVKFGVGTYFGDGQHYYSWIHIDDLCNIYIKAIEDESMDGIYNGVAPNPVTNKDFVLTIAKALHRPKIAVPVPEFGLRLGLGEMADAVLEGINVSSEKIEGEGFVFDSPTLLRALKDVYEREV
- a CDS encoding T9SS type A sorting domain-containing protein, with product MNSQYYAPIGFIFEIEESQNDSIFISPQGFVNFFQNCNANQFGDVVPPILYAYFSAFDDRGWWFGDGETPMTTIHYLTEGEEGNRIFKIEWKNVGFFDSIGEGDDFVNFQVWLYESDNSIEIHFGASFITNTNDEDTWFYFDGPLMAWIYYTDCELTADEPDMLLITGDENNPNHQFVTTEEFVALGIKTIDNAPNKNMVYQFKPTSVDIEEENDFASQLKLYPTIADNNLTLTFSKPIVQEYNIEVYTIEGELLKTQSSNTSNENIDVADLPKGLYLLKVRNQEWNQIFRFIKP